The Palaemon carinicauda isolate YSFRI2023 chromosome 20, ASM3689809v2, whole genome shotgun sequence DNA segment GTAACATTCTAGAATTTTGTTACATACATACAcggttgaaaatttgccgtaaaaaaactgtaaaaatcctggaatttgccgttttgaaaacggatatattgacgtaaaagataataacaaagtagggtcaaattatggtcgcttgtattttaactgagatacggctgagaacagtatatttttacggagaatttccaattaaaattacggtgtacatacatatttgattgattgatttaaagttttctgtcaGCCTGACatcatacatatgtgaatatatatatgcacacacacacatatatatatatatatatatatatatatatatatatatatatatatatatccatatatatatatatatatatacatacatacatacatacatataaaacacacgtgtaaaagcatatatatatatatatatatatatatatatatatatgtgtgtgtgtgtgtgtgtgtgtgtgtgtgtttgtgtgtgagtgtgtatatatatatatatatatatatatattatacatatcaagTTTTTACTTAACAGAATGTTAGTTATGATCAGTATTTAAGATTCAAAATGTAAATGGCAATAGCTCGAATATTTTCTCTCTAGTTTTGGCCTGTCTAACGTGAATACTTcagttgttaaagttttcattttaGCATTACGCGACTGTATTTCGATCCAGCTCAGATGAACTTGGATGGAATTTCTATAAATAGATAATTATTGcattcaaacacacatatatgtgtatgaatgtgtgtatacatacatacatatatatatatatatatatatatatatatatatatatatacatatatatatatatatatatatatatgtatatatatataatgtgtgtgtatttaatatatatatatatatatatatatgtgtgtgtatgtatgtatgtatataggcctatatactgtatatatgtactttaCGTGATTGAGTAAATATATAGTCAATAACATTCAAAGGTCTTACAATGCTTCATATTCTCTGTGGCCTACATAGAAAAGCCACGCCACATTCACTATCTTTTTATCCTGTACTGATAATGTGGAAATAAACCCTTTAACTAAAAAAAGCTCCGTTTACATGAAGGGAATGAAACAGCTGCTTTGAGATGGTTTGTTCAAGTGGAGAGAATAGAGCTGGAGAGAAGGAGAACTATACTTAGCTTGTGGAATATGGAAATTTCATGCGAGATAGAATTGTATAGTGTAGAGGGTTATCAAACAGCTATTGTTAAAGTTTATGAAGTTGAATAATGAATGTGGCAGTAATTGTTATTCGCTTTCTCTTCAGAACCACCCTCTACAAGAGCAAATGGTCCGttgttaatatatatgtgtatatatgtgtatatatatgtgtatatatgtgtgtatatatatatatgcatacatacaaaaattatatatatacatatacatatttctatatatatacatatatatacatatatatatatatatatatatatatatacatacatacgcacacactttTAGGTCAACTGAGagtatttaggatatatatatatatatatatatatatatatatatatatatatatatatatatatattatccaaaatACTCTCAGTTGACCTAAAAATAAAGTAGgattatatttgaataaaactgcatatatgtttaataattttattccaatatgaagaatatatattgtatttttatcatgttttttttattttaatcattttccACTAAGCTTTATCACGATACGTGGAGGGATTGAATTTTTCATCAAAGGCGCATTCTTGGAGTAACCTTTCCAAGTCAAAACTTTGTAAAAGTCCAGGGCTTTGTCAGACATTCTACATCAAAGACTTAGATTGAAAACAATAGATTTCGGTGGAAGTTTTCGAAGGAAGACTTAAGAAACGGACTGATTTAACAGatagaccttacaaaatttaacgtATTTCACAGAGGGATCATActtttagaaataatattaatttgataGCAACAATTgaaatttagaatttaaaattttCTCAATATCAATAAATGTATCATAACACAGGATTCTTAACGTAGGAAACCACTttaattgagcaaaaaaaaaaaagttaattttatatttttagctGAGAATTTAGATCATTTGGGTAAATGTCACAATAGGTCTTATTTCAAAGGGCTTGAACTGAGAATTTTTGATTACGGGTATTgaaattaagattttttatattgataaaactattacaattattaaaactcttattattaaaatgattgaaaacACCAGATTACATAGAGTATCtacaaaataaaatcatattactataaaatcatttaaaaacacAGCCTTTGAAACATTGTTCATTCAGATTACTTTGATTTTTGATAAATCTATAAAGGTCCATagcaattttcttaaaatatatacaCACCTTGTACTCACTTTCCCAGTCTgtgtaattcaagtttttttttatgcgaTCATAAAAATAATGTGCTTAAAATTGATTCAACATTGTTCTTGAAGAATTTATGAAACAGGTAATTCCCTATCATGGAATCATTGTtttatgtttattaatatttttatgggaCTCTCAGTGATATTTTTATCACCAGAATTAAAGTggtcaaatatatgtatgtatgtatgtatgtgtgtatatatatatatatatatatatatatatatatatatatatatatgttatatatacacacatatatatatgtgtgtgtatatatatacgtatgtatgtatatatacatacttaaaaatatgtgtatatatatatatatatatatatatatatatatatatatatatatataaagagagatatatCAAATTCAGTCCTCTAAAGTGAATTGTATCGCCTAAACAACAAGTAAACACAACAAATAAATACTgtttatacacaaatatactgAGTATGCATGCACTTTCATCACACTAATATTGTCAACAAAAACAACCGTCTTATTATTTTACAGATTCAAGCACCctctttctttaaaaaagaaaaaaaattaatttgagatCGTATATAAAGGAAGGAAGCATTATCATGATTCCTGCTCTGAGGCTATGTAATAATAGAGTCATGTGTACTAAAATTTATTATGGGCATAGATGTATTGTACCTTGGAAATATTCCATTCATCTATTTATAAGTGAAATatactttcaataaaaaaataataacattcctATGAGAATGAGCAGTATTATGACCATTAAGCCATTAACTTCCTCTAATAGCAGTCATGGAGCTCTTAAGTGCGTAATAACATAATTCCTAAAGAACAAAATTTaagtaaatgccttgattcaagGCAACTTTTGATAGCACCAAATTGTATCAGAATAAAATACTCATTCAACTCCCTAGCCAAGTGGCACTAACCAGATACCAGCTACACTGACTGATTAAACATTTTCACTTGGTCTTGAAAGCCTTTTCCAGCTCTTGGAGAGATTTCCCCCGAGTCTCGGGAAACCAACAGCTGACCATGAGAACCACCAGGAAGTTTGGCAGGCTGAATATCATTAGAGTGGTCCCCAGCTCAAGCTCTGCGATAATCTTGAGAAAGGCGTAGTTGAGGCCAAATATCACAAGGTTATATGTAGCCGTGATGAGAGAAGCTCCAAGTGACCTGACTGGGGTTGGAATCAACTCTCCAACATATATCCATGGTATGGGGCCCAGCCCTATCCCAAAGGACCCGACGAAAATAAGAAGAAGAACGAGAGGCATCCATGATTGCCCTGGCAGTTCCAACATGAGGAATAAACCCGTCATGCCAATGGAGATGCCGCAGATGAAACTGCTGATCATAAGGAAGGGTCTTCGTCCTATTCTGTCCATGGTTAAGGCAGAGGCAATGTTCCCAACGACTCTGATTAGGCCAATCAATATGGTACACACAAACGGGTCCATTTCTACTTTGGCCTGCCGGAACATGTACACGGAGTAAGAAAAGAGTGCGCTTTTACCTCCAAGCTCTCTTAGAATGAACATGACCCACAGAAGTAGAACTGGCTGTCTGTTCTGCTGCTTCTTCAACTGAGAGGCCTGCAACAAAAATTCTAGTTACACCAAAGAAACGATCCAAGAGAAATTATCAAGGATTATATATTCTTAAGCATATACTATTTCAAAGCAATCAAGTAAACAGAATGTATGTGGAATCATCTTGCATGAATCTCTTGTACCAAAATAAGAGGATTAAAATACTCTCAATTTTTAAATCAGTTTATGCAATTGAATGGCTGTTTCAAGTCATGGTTTTAAATTTCATCTAGAAATTAGCAAGTAACTAGAAAATTAGTTCAAATTGATGGTTAAAATTTATGGTGTATGTCTTGTCTTAATGAACTGCAGACAATACCTTATCACATCTAAAAATTATTATACATTTTGGAAGTTGATTTTATGATTGAAGAATTCATAAAAATCTAGAGATTTTTTCCAGCTTTTTCTTAAAAATTCTGAGCAGTAGAAGTGGACAATGAAGAACCATATCCTGAAAAAGGCCTTGAAAATGAGTTACCTGATACTTGAATGATGCTTTAGGTGCTGAAGTGCTGGCAATGGCGTCCAGTTGTGCAGCCACATCAGTCCCACTGGCTGCTAGATTTTTCAAGGACTCTTCAGCCTCGTCTCTCTTGTTCTGCCTTATGAGCCAATATGGTGACTGCAAGAAAAGAGTAGGGTCTGTAAATTTCGATTGACGTGGGATAAAAGAAATGTCTTACTTTATGATTTGGAATAATTGCTTTGTATTAAAAGAACTTCTTGTGGTAGAATGAATGTATAGTATTGAAGTTGCTTTAGTAAAGTGATGATTGTTTTATTTTTGACCTCCAGTTGACAAAACAATTTTTGTAACAGAAAgacttaattcattttttttatatatttaatcaagAAATTAATCAATTTATTGAGTTTTGTTGGGGGCAGAATAAGATATATTTagttaaaaaaaggaaatgtgtAAATTAAACAAGAATGCTACAGCAGCTTATTTGCTTAAGTTATTCTAGTCTTTAAAACTCAACTAAATCATCTTGTGGGGAACATGATCTATTTAGTATTGGCATTTAATGCATCACCAAATCTAACTGAAGCCAAAGGCTCACAACCAGAAAGAAATGCTATGTAATTGAAGCTTATAATTTCCATAAAGGGCTACAGAAAGATAATCTTGAATAATAGGTTATAGTAACTCAAAAATAAAGGATTTCAAGCAATTTAAATATCAACTATACATTCAGAAAATATAAAAGACTAATTCATACCTCAGGAACAGTCAACAGCATAAGGAAAATAGGAAAACAAGGCACAGCAGACACGGCCGTGGCCAGACCCCACGGTAGAAAGTGAGCGAGCAGGTAGCTGACTAACACTCCAATGGCAGATACGATCTCAGCCGATGACGAAGCTAGACCACGAATGTTGGAGGGGCTAAGTTCGGCTACCAAGGGCTGGAGGGCTGTACCAATCAAGCTAGAGGTGATGGCCAGGCCAGCCCTTCCTATGTACAAGAGGGCCAAGTAGGGAGAATAGGCCTTCATGAGCCAAAAGCTAGGCATGGGAAAGATGGCGCATAGTATCATCCTCCTGGGACCAAGCCACTCCATCAGGGAACTGGCTACCAACGAAGTTGCGATCCCCAAGATGGGGAGAAAGGACACTGGAATCAGACGAATATTGTTAGGGTGGCAGATAGAGAATTATTTCATATTCATCATCAATGCATATGTTCATGATTGGCTTGCTAGATCAGATGCAAACAGTTCACTttctaaaggaaatatattttcagtactgaaataaacaaaagagttaactagaggaaagggaatatataattaCTATGAGATGTAAAATGACTTACAGCTAATTCATAATAAAGATAGATAAGGAATCAATAATGAAAATACATTAAttagtttaaatatttaaatttttcactaaGATAATctgtatatttttctaattttaagaTCTTTATAACAAACTCTAAACTATATTCCTAAGCTAGAGAATAAAATGCTAAAACCatgaaaatactatatatatatatatatatatatatatatatatatatatatatatatatatatatatattatatatatatatatatatatatatatatataaatgcttggaATTTTGGTATCGGTATGCAAGTATAATCCGTTCCAAGGCCAAGTTAGAAAGCCAAAATGCTTGTAaaccaaaacaatttttcccataagaaataaaagaaagtcaCCCGATGCATTCCACgtccataaatacacacatacacttattttttttaagtttttaatgttATATAAAGATTGAATTATAACCACTGgcataaataatgaatacaaattcataattcacaatagaaaatagaaatgaCTACTTAACTCTCGCTTTACCTTTGAGGAAATTTGTGGCTGATGTACGGGAGACGAGTGGAAGAGGTTAATAATTAGAGGAAGATTCTCCCTCCATGGGAACATGGATAAAACATCGGGAGTTCTCCCTTTTGAACGGCGTTCCCTATTTCTAAGTGGATTACTTAATTTTCGTTATTGTGATACTTTCTCATCTTCTTTATACTCTTAAAGGTCAAAATTTGTTAGGAAGCTTTATAGAACAACTGTCTGTCTTTTCTTAAAATGGGTATGAAAATGCAACATCGCATTGTCCATAAATAGATTTGCTGCTCACCCTGCTGAAGCCTTATCTGGGTGATATGTTTCTACAAAATTTTactcttacttttacttttactttaaggggtttatttctcgccctccatcagacactaagagtctgttcaggcgggccttggtgtgtgaaaataatttctttccagttaatattttgctctgtatcttttcagttattcgctagcatttgtattcaggcttaatagttttcagatcactattataccactttccaaagagataagtcttcaggtttttcttgaaagctgccacacgGTTTTCTTCTTTTTCAACATTTCTCTTATTTCACATGAAGGGACTGGTTTGTCAGTCTATCCCTCCTCCTCAGGTGAAATGTCCTCCAATAGCACCTTCGTCGTCAGCTGCTTACTGTGCTTGTCTCTGTCCACCTCCAACCCCATtgtcttgcccaaggacacaatttcATCAACTGTCTCCTCCTCCATGGGTTCGAACCCCTCAAAATCACATTTTGCTACGCATTCCAGGGAAAGTTTCGTTCTTACAGAGTTGAGGGTTCTCTTGGTAACCCCTTCCCAGGCTTTATCAATGATTTTGAGGCGGCTGACAATGTGAAAGTCTGCTATACAAAACTTTTGGAGGATGAGATTGGTCCTTTCGGTGACTCTCTAAACATCGCTGGAACAATCTTTTCGTGCAGTTTTTCTAAATTACAGATCACCTGCTGATCCATGCGTTGGAGAACTGAAGTGGTGTTGGACGGCAGGAACTTCATTTTTATGGACTTAAATTTTTCCATCAGGTCGTCTTCAAttgctggaggatgggcaggagcagtTCAATAAGCAAAAATACTTGAAGTGGGAAGTTCTTATCCAAAAGGTACTTTTTGACCTCAGGACCAAAAACCTCATTGACTCAATCCACTAACAAAATGTGGGCTGCCCAAGCCTTGTATTACCTCCACATAATGTTCAGTTGCCTTTACTGGACCTGGACCTTACACTTCTTAAAGGCCTATGGATTCTCTGAGTGATACCCCAGGTGAGGTTTCATTTTGCAATCCTCGCTGGCTTTAGCACAGAACAGTATGGTTAGATATTCTTCAATGGATTTGTGACAGGAAAGTGCCTTCTCTTCTTCAGCAATGAATGTCCTCTTGAGCATCTTTTTCCTAAATAGACTAGTCTTGTCATAGTTGAACACTTGTTTCAACATGTAAGACATGGAATTCACAAACCTTTTAAATTTTGAAACAAATTTCTCTGCTCCCTTCATTTCGAAGCTTGCAGCCTCACGTGTCTCACAAAACTATGGATACCTATTCTTCCCTTGAAGTCTTCAAACCGGGcacaattagaatatttttttctttgtctgtTGATGTACCTGGATCATTTTTAACAAGGTCAGCATAGTAAAGCTCTACTTTTTCACAAATTATATTCTAAGTTATTGTATATCCAGCTAACTTCTTCGCTGATCCATATGAAAAAGTTCTTGATACATGGCCATTCATTCATCAATATCAGCACCCTTTTCTCATCATCAATTGATTTCATCTTTTTCCTTCAGGATTGTGCTAATCAGGGATGCTGTGTGATTGTACATTTTTTCCAGGTCTGTTACACATGTactcttatcattcttcttgataatttattttttcacttcTACAGTAACCATCTTGGGCGTCATTGTCTATATGCTGCACTTACTGTTAACTTGatggttataaatataacaatcttAATTCTATAAAAGAACACACAGTCAAAACTTTATAAAACAACACTGCTGAAGATGTAATATTATGCTTTTACGACTACTGTTGAGCGAGAAAAAGTGTTAAGGTCTGAGCAGGAAGGGGATACGCGAAGAGATAATACAAAATGATGTAAAAACCACGTGAATAGTGCGTGCGTGGAGTATGGGTGTTGTGCAACTGTCTTCTGCACAGCACATGCTAGTTTCAGTAGTATTTTTTCACAAAAATCTGAATTCAAACAAAAATATTTGCTTGTAGACTGATACAATGCACGTATACCTAAATAAAATTTCATGTTTGTTTACCGAAATGAACGTATTCCACGTTACTCATAAACCATggtattactgtgtgtatatatatatatatatatatatatatatatactgtatatacatataaacatgtgtacatacacatacacacacacacacacacacacatatatatatatatgtatgtatatatatatatatatatgtatatacatatatgtatatatatgtgtgtatatatataaatatatatatatatacatatatacacacgcgtgtGTGTCTGTTTTTATTTGAGCACCAAATGGTGGGAAGGTTCTCTAACAAACAAAATTACGAGATAAAGAAGAGTAAAATCTTCAAAGAATCCTAAACGTGACTTGACTAGACCATCACCATCACAGTTTTTAATCAAACGTTGACATGACAGACGATGAGGATAAATAAGCATCTAATGAACTGGAGCTGCTCAGTTAAGAAGAAGCAAGAAGTGCAGCTGTTCAAAAGTTCCttagcaactatagtccatttcttttagcgatgcatatttgcaccgactcgcggcggtgcccttttagctcggaaaagtttcctgatcgctgattggttagaattatcttgtccaaccaatcagcgatccggaaacttttccgagctaaaagggcaccgccgcgagtcggtgcaaatatgcatcgctaaaagaaatggactatagaaaactAGAGTAGAATATATCATGGTGGAATTCTTAAGATGGTTTAGTATCTGCGCTATTatctgtagtaggttggccaggacaccagccgcccgttgagatactaccgctggagagttatggggtcctttgactggccagacagtactgcattgtatccttctcgctggttacggttctttccttttgcctacacagacaccgaaaattctggcctattctttacagattttcttctgtcctcatacacctgacaacactgagattaccaaacaattcttcttcacccaaggggttaaccaatacaatataattgttcagtggccacattcctcttggtaagggtagaagagactctttagctatggtaaggagctcttctaggagaaggacactccagaatcaaaccattgttctctagtcttgggtagtgccatagcctctgtaccatggtcttccactgtcttgggttagagttctcttgcttgaaggtacactcgggcacactattctatctagtttctcttcctcttgttttgttaaagtttatatcgattatgtaaaaaatatttattttaatgttattactcttcttaaaatattttatttttccttgtttcatttcctcactgggctattttccctattggggcccttgggcttatagcatcctggttttccaactagggttgtagctcaacatttaataaaaataataataatttgtggctAGATCTTATGttactgtcacctcagtttctcggaccctggttcgattccccggccgaccagaagctaatatctttagagttgattccctcttgggtctctgatccggaggtataaagagaatgcagacattaggagtgtaatatatggcttatttgaatatgaaaaacacgtcaattGCTAAATCATTGAAAACTTAGAAACAAAGACTACATTCTTCAATAAGTTGTTGGTCAGTCGGTCATATTGTTCTTGCTGAGTGGTTGATAATTACGTTGTCTACGACTTGTAGCGTTACTCATTGTAGTGCTGTAGACCAATTTGTGCTACATGACTACATAAGAGGGATTAAATGTCTCgtgaaagaaaggggggggggggtccgttgTCATAATTAGAATTTAAGTCTTCTGGGAGGTTGGGCAGATAAAAATGGATTAATATTCTTAaagtattgatattaaaattacatTGAAATTTAGTTACAAATCATGTACTATAGCGTTTATTGTTGGTTGTaaattgtattatatatttttcatgtttcttaGCTTTTATGATTTTCATAGTTTGAATTTTACTCCATCTGAGGCACGCCCACGGGGTCACGTGACCGTAATTATTTCTGCTACGAAAGAGAAGAATGAAACAATAAATGAGTGAGGATgaagaaataaatttaattatttcatacataaataaatgagTGAGGATgaagaaataaatttaattatttcatacataaataaatgagTGAGGATgaagaaataaatttaattatttcatacaTAATAGTGAATGAGAAAGACAGAATAAAGCAACAGGatagtaatataaaatatatgttggagtaagaaataattttaatatcttAAAGTAAAAACTAAACAAAGAAGTTATTCAATTAACAACTTCATTAAATTTGACACTCATTTGCGTGCAGCCATTGCCATGTCTATGGGGGTGGGGGCGAATGAATGGACGAAGAAGGAAGGGCGTGggaaggaaaagaaagagaagaagcacTTCCTTATAATGGCATGGTGCTTCATCAAGTAATTgttcttagaaaaaaataaaactgtgaTGTCATGTTAAACAGTGCTAAGCGTAATGCTAGTGTTTACTATATTTcgaaagagagaagaaagagaacGATACGTGAGACGAGAAGAAATTCTACGAAGATATTGTTATTTCGTGTTGCCATTCGTAGAACTACAAAATGTACTAATGTATTCTTGCTTATCTTTATTAACATCGTTTATTTTACATTAACGCAgctgaaggaaaaaataaattaacgTGTCTTATTTCACACTGGACTATATTTGGACATTTCCATGAAGTCCTCACTCTACAAAGAAGGCTTAATCGGGAAATaaactcctggctagtacagtggtagcgcgttcgcctagcattcgtatggcagcagatcgatccccgcccaggaccgtgagtttaaggtgtttactggggaggccactactgtggttgggcaacacagtggggggttgggcttgcccggctgacgttctggtgagcatctattctgatgaaactggaactgaaaccagacaacttcaACTTTACACTCTAATTATCTCTGTTGACATTATCAGGAGAGCCGTTGTAAGTATGACACACCTTTTATagaatacaataacaacaaatgcaggacaaaggcgttagatatgtcaattcatgtctgggctttggctagttttcatcaccacgctggccgatgcagattggtgatggtgtggaGATTTTCggctgatcgcttacagcaaaccatcctagtataggtggccctgactattacagcattgctgaccatggcgatactcaaaccctttcaccacgtcaaggtatccccacttagaaagggatatatatatatatatatatatgtatatatatatatatatatatacacatatatatatatatatatatatatgtatatatatatatatatatatacacacacacacacacaattgcagccgtttctagtccactgcaggacaaaggcctcagatatgtcaattcatgtctgggggttggcaAGGATTTTCATCACGTTGGCCAGTGTAAATtagcgatggtgggagattctcgtctgatcacttactgtaaaccaacctagtatgggtggccctgactagtaaaactTCACTGATCTTGGTAATACGCAAGCCCTTCCACCGCGTTAAAATATCCCCACTCAAAAAAATTGTGTATAGAATAAGTGGAATCTAAACAGTCATATTAAATTGAAACTTTCAAATAAGAAttatttatctaataaaaaaaaaaaacgtcttcaaTGTCTCGTCTCTCTCCTTGGGATG contains these protein-coding regions:
- the LOC137659472 gene encoding facilitated trehalose transporter Tret1-like isoform X3; its protein translation is MASEMGTETVVKKGYRVRQVVNLATVASTAVFSGMVIGWAAVLPKLEEDTSKFRINKEHVSLLVSFLPILGIATSLVASSLMEWLGPRRMILCAIFPMPSFWLMKAYSPYLALLYIGRAGLAITSSLIGTALQPLVAELSPSNIRGLASSSAEIVSAIGVLVSYLLAHFLPWGLATAVSAVPCFPIFLMLLTVPESPYWLIRQNKRDEAEESLKNLAASGTDVAAQLDAIASTSAPKASFKYQASQLKKQQNRQPVLLLWVMFILRELGGKSALFSYSVYMFRQAKVEMDPFVCTILIGLIRVVGNIASALTMDRIGRRPFLMISSFICGISIGMTGLFLMLELPGQSWMPLVLLLIFVGSFGIGLGPIPWIYVGELIPTPVRSLGASLITATYNLVIFGLNYAFLKIIAELELGTTLMIFSLPNFLVVLMVSCWFPETRGKSLQELEKAFKTK
- the LOC137659472 gene encoding facilitated trehalose transporter Tret1-like isoform X2 codes for the protein MVANSNALQKALEQHPKMASEMGTETVVKKGYRVRQVVNLATVASTAVFSGMVIGWAAVLPKLEEDTSKFRINKEHVSLLVSFLPILGIATSLVASSLMEWLGPRRMILCAIFPMPSFWLMKAYSPYLALLYIGRAGLAITSSLIGTALQPLVAELSPSNIRGLASSSAEIVSAIGVLVSYLLAHFLPWGLATAVSAVPCFPIFLMLLTVPESPYWLIRQNKRDEAEESLKNLAASGTDVAAQLDAIASTSAPKASFKYQASQLKKQQNRQPVLLLWVMFILRELGGKSALFSYSVYMFRQAKVEMDPFVCTILIGLIRVVGNIASALTMDRIGRRPFLMISSFICGISIGMTGLFLMLELPGQSWMPLVLLLIFVGSFGIGLGPIPWIYVGELIPTPVRSLGASLITATYNLVIFGLNYAFLKIIAELELGTTLMIFSLPNFLVVLMVSCWFPETRGKSLQELEKAFKTK
- the LOC137659472 gene encoding facilitated trehalose transporter Tret1-like isoform X1, with the translated sequence MDTLHVCEESCGALEQHPKMASEMGTETVVKKGYRVRQVVNLATVASTAVFSGMVIGWAAVLPKLEEDTSKFRINKEHVSLLVSFLPILGIATSLVASSLMEWLGPRRMILCAIFPMPSFWLMKAYSPYLALLYIGRAGLAITSSLIGTALQPLVAELSPSNIRGLASSSAEIVSAIGVLVSYLLAHFLPWGLATAVSAVPCFPIFLMLLTVPESPYWLIRQNKRDEAEESLKNLAASGTDVAAQLDAIASTSAPKASFKYQASQLKKQQNRQPVLLLWVMFILRELGGKSALFSYSVYMFRQAKVEMDPFVCTILIGLIRVVGNIASALTMDRIGRRPFLMISSFICGISIGMTGLFLMLELPGQSWMPLVLLLIFVGSFGIGLGPIPWIYVGELIPTPVRSLGASLITATYNLVIFGLNYAFLKIIAELELGTTLMIFSLPNFLVVLMVSCWFPETRGKSLQELEKAFKTK